The following nucleotide sequence is from Anguilla rostrata isolate EN2019 chromosome 3, ASM1855537v3, whole genome shotgun sequence.
CAGTGAATCCGATTTAAGAAGCGCAGAAATGTGTGTGACGAACAGCTAACGTTCACTGGATCACTAAGGGGAACATTCTTCACACATAACCATATTAATAACCGCCTCTGGCCCCACAAAATAACAgttataatgtgtgtgtttagggtgCATGGTGatgcagtctgtgtgtatgtgtttgtgtgtggatgtctgtgtgtgtgtgtgagcctgtctAAGCTAATTGCAGTGTGTCTCCATGCAGGTTAAGTGGATGATGTACTGGATAGTTTTTGCCTTCTTCACCACAGCAGAGACGCTCACAGACATCATCCTGTACTGGTGAGTTAGTGTCAAGTCAGCACGCCCCTACTAGAACCCTCCTGCTCCCCCATAAAAGGCTTTATCAGTATGAGTTTGGATCTGCATTAGCATCAGGTCCAGAACACTGGCTGCAAATGCACGCCACGTCTGAATGCgtataaatattaattactgTACGCATAAGGAATGTGTGCAGCTGAACTCTCTACATTCCTTAATGCACCACGACAGCAGAACATATTTCCACAGTCAGGCATTTTATTAGTGGCTGAagtccttgtgtgtgtttatttctcaaaagaAGCATCTAATTTTAATTAGGCGAGATGTACTGCTGCACTGTACGTACTTGTGCTGTCGTGTGGATAGAGACCACACAGGACTTGGAAATAATTTCAAAGGAGCAATTAAATTTAACTTCACAGTGTTAAACGGCTGTGAAATAATTAGCAAAATAAGTAGCATCATTCTGTATAGCTCCTTGTGTAGGTGACTAGAAGCGTAAGTTTAGATTTCTGCCACACCTCCCAATTGTCCCTCACTCCCCTCTGTTTCAgttccccgcccccttctcACTTAGCACatgcccctctctcctcttgccTGCCTTTGGATCCATTTGGTTGCTTTTTACAAATGGCTGAATTCAGGACTGAACTCACTGCTGAATTCAGCCCTGATCTCACTGCTGAATTCAGACCTGATCTCACTGCTGAATTCAGTCCTGATCTCACTTCTGAATTCAGTCCTGATCTCACTGCTGAATTCATGACTGAGCTGACTACTGAATTCTGGACTGATCTCACTGCTGAACTCACTGCTCAGTTCAGAATGAAATCACTGCTAAATGTAGAATGAACTCACTTCGGAATTCAGTCCTGATCTCACTGCTGCTGTGATTGTGGCCCCCAGGTTCCCGTTCTACTTCGAGCTGAAGATTGCCTTTGTCATCTGGCTGCTGTCTCCCTACACCAAGGGCTCCAGCCTCCTCTACCGCAAGTTTGTCCACCCGACGCTGTCCAATAGGGAGCAGGTCAGtgacccccactcaccccccttcctctgtgcccctcccccgcctcctcccatGGCCCGTCTCATTCCTCCCCCCCGTGTACATCAGGAGATCGATGAGTACATCACTCAGGCGAAGGACCGCAGCTATGAGACCATGATGCGTTATGGGAAGAGGGGTCTGAACCtggccgccaccgccgccgttACCGCCGCCAGCAAGGTGAGCGGGACCCCCCCGGCGCCCTTCCCCCTTATACATGAGATTTAATATCAGGGGTCAGTCAGTCTGGTCATCTTAGTGTTTGGGACACTGTCAGTGTACCAATACCTGAAGCGTGCCAATACACCTGTAAGACTTCAGCTTTAGCAAGACGTACTGTGCTGTGCATGGGCAGGTATGCACAGGTATGCGCAGGTGTCTGCAGGTATGCGCAGGCTGTGACTGTGAGACATGCTGTGTTGTACAGGGACAGGTATGCGCAGATATGCGCAGGCTGTGACTGTGAGACGTGCTGTGTTGTACAGGGACAGGTATGCGCAGATATGCGCAAGTATGCGCAGGCTGTGAggtgtactgtgctgtgctctgcagGGACAGGGCGTCCTGTCGGACAAGCTGCGCAGCTTCAGCATGCAGGACCTGACGCTGATCCacgatgaggaagaggaggagctgcagctgcacg
It contains:
- the LOC135249801 gene encoding receptor expression-enhancing protein 2-like isoform X2 yields the protein MMYWIVFAFFTTAETLTDIILYWFPFYFELKIAFVIWLLSPYTKGSSLLYRKFVHPTLSNREQEIDEYITQAKDRSYETMMRYGKRGLNLAATAAVTAASKGQGVLSDKLRSFSMQDLTLIHDEEEEELQLHAADTRLRSSAAGLQDIAEDAGQGGGPAPRTRSTSRPARTTPTAAASDESQHSSKSDADQSEARTEQSDEDTAERPPKRTASVRAKKPAAAKSETQSKIVKKPPKKKTATAAGTPTESA